Proteins encoded within one genomic window of Saccharomyces mikatae IFO 1815 strain IFO1815 genome assembly, chromosome: 15:
- the SMKI15G5200 gene encoding SRP1/TIP1 family protein, producing the protein MVKLTSIAAGVAAIAAGASATTTLAQSDERVNLVELGVYVSDIRAHLAQYYLFQAAHPTETYPVEVAEAVFNYGDFTTMLTGIAPDQVTRMITGVPWYSTRLKPAISKALSKDGIYTVAK; encoded by the coding sequence ATGGTCAAATTAACTTCAATTGCCGCTGGTGTCGCCGCCATTGCTGCCGGTGCCTCCGCCACCACTACTCTAGCTCAATCCGACGAAAGAGTCAACTTGGTCGAGTTGGGTGTCTACGTCTCCGATATCAGAGCCCATTTGGCCCAATATTACCTGTTCCAAGCCGCCCACCCAACTGAAACATACCCAGTCGAAGTTGCTGAAGCTGTCTTCAACTACGGTGATTTCACCACCATGTTGACCGGTATTGCCCCAGACCAAGTGACCAGAATGATCACTGGTGTGCCATGGTACTCCACCAGATTAAAGCCAGCTATCTCCAAGGCTCTATCTAAGGATGGTATCTACACTGTCGCCAAATAG